One genomic window of Pseudomonadota bacterium includes the following:
- a CDS encoding CHAT domain-containing protein has translation GEVRQIAKLFNAPPNPPDILLGINANETTFKQTPLADYRYLHFATHGDLPGKLQGINEPFLLLGQVENQGNDNGFLTLSKALGLKLDADMVVLSACMTGRGKVMEGEGVVNFARAFQHAGARSVVVSLWEVASQETVEYMTTFYRYLKDGKSRSEALSLTRNAMKKKYPNPFYWAPFVLYGEG, from the coding sequence AGGGGAGGTAAGACAGATTGCAAAGCTCTTCAATGCTCCACCGAATCCCCCTGACATTCTTCTCGGAATCAATGCCAATGAAACCACTTTCAAACAGACCCCCCTTGCCGACTACCGCTATCTTCACTTTGCCACTCACGGTGACCTCCCGGGGAAGCTGCAAGGCATTAACGAACCTTTCTTACTCCTCGGTCAGGTAGAAAACCAGGGTAATGACAATGGATTCCTGACCCTCTCAAAGGCGCTTGGACTCAAGCTCGATGCAGATATGGTTGTGCTCTCTGCCTGTATGACCGGCAGAGGCAAGGTTATGGAAGGTGAAGGCGTTGTGAACTTTGCCCGTGCCTTTCAACATGCAGGAGCACGCTCTGTTGTTGTATCTCTCTGGGAAGTTGCATCCCAGGAGACCGTAGAATACATGACCACATTCTACCGGTATCTCAAAGATGGCAAATCACGCTCAGAGGCTCTCTCGCTTACCCGTAACGCAATGAAAAAGAAATATCCCAATCCCTTTTACTGGGCACCCTTTGTGTTATATGGGGAAGGATAG
- a CDS encoding ParB/RepB/Spo0J family partition protein yields MATKKTVESQEFLYLPLEGIIVEEQIRSGIDTEGESFKALMESIKDRGILEPVLVTPKDGKYLLLCGERRYLAAQKLELPSVLARVVDAINQKDEILALQLTENMQREDLNPIDQAKGILAFIQAKHPDKGYDVDGAMSELVRYTRKPETLSEEIVLTVRTISDISAK; encoded by the coding sequence ATGGCAACAAAGAAAACAGTAGAAAGTCAGGAGTTTTTATACCTGCCGCTGGAAGGCATTATTGTGGAAGAACAGATTAGGTCAGGTATTGATACAGAGGGTGAGTCCTTCAAAGCCCTTATGGAATCAATTAAAGACCGGGGTATCCTTGAGCCTGTCCTTGTAACGCCAAAAGACGGCAAATATCTCCTGCTTTGCGGAGAACGCCGTTATCTGGCAGCACAGAAGCTTGAACTCCCATCTGTCCTGGCACGAGTTGTGGATGCAATAAATCAAAAAGACGAGATACTTGCATTACAATTAACGGAAAATATGCAGCGGGAAGACTTAAATCCCATCGATCAGGCCAAAGGAATATTGGCATTTATTCAGGCGAAACATCCGGATAAAGGATATGATGTGGACGGGGCGATGAGTGAACTGGTTAGATACACCCGTAAGCCCGAAACCCTTTCAGAGGAAATCGTTCTCACTGTGAGAACGATTTCTGATATCTCTGCAAAATAA